Proteins encoded in a region of the Zea mays cultivar B73 chromosome 4, Zm-B73-REFERENCE-NAM-5.0, whole genome shotgun sequence genome:
- the LOC100277933 gene encoding uncharacterized protein LOC100277933 gives MGKGKVHPSPPPAAAAAAAGGGAGETTAEAVLMRLMPAAVLAAAAPLGAEGKEVLAYLVLASLRSSAPPTPARGDGHRPELGCGCFGCYTAYWSRWDGSPEGDREAIHRAIEAFEEHLAEEEKGRGKGGGPRRGRKKRAEGKGRWKVKKEKEVEVGADPLPPPSDLPAPEEAPKAEDGAEYLTAEDEKEEDAPTAAAGAEDEKRRRWWGSVLSWKAWGL, from the coding sequence ATGGGGAAGGGCAAGGTGCATCCCTCGCCGCCGCCAGCtgccgcggccgcggccgcgggCGGCGGAGCCGGGGAGACGACGGCGGAGGCGGTGCTGATGCGGCTGATGCCGGCGGCGGTGCTCGCGGCCGCGGCGCCGCTCGGGGCCGAGGGGAAGGAGGTGCTGGCGTACCTGGTGCTGGCGTCGCTGCGGTCCTCGGCCCCGCCGACGCCGGCGCGCGGGGACGGGCACCGCCCGGAGCTCGGGTGCGGCTGCTTCGGGTGCTACACGGCCTACTGGTCCCGCTGGGACGGGTCCCCCGAGGGCGACCGCGAGGCCATCCACCGCGCCATCGAGGCGTTCGAGGAGCACCTGGCGGAGGAGGAGAAGGGCCGCGGGAAGGGAGGCGGGCCCCGCCGCGGGCGGAAGAAGCGCGCCGAGGGCAAGGGGAGGTGGAAGGTGAAGAAGGAAAAGGAGGTGGAGGTCGGCGCCGATCCACTCCCGCCCCCGTCCGATCTCCCCGCCCCGGAGGAGGCCCCCAAGGCGGAGGACGGCGCGGAGTACCTGACGGCGGAGGACGAGAAGGAGGAGGACGCTCCGACCGCGGCCGCCGGCGCCGAGGATGAGAAGCGGCGGCGCTGGTGGGGCTCCGTGCTGAGCTGGAAGGCGTGGGGCCTCTGA